Proteins encoded together in one Kitasatospora albolonga window:
- a CDS encoding SAM-dependent methyltransferase codes for MPDTAQQDRGVAGGVGLTALLVAAARAVETHRPDALARDPYAEHFVRAARASARWPVRPEEVPGGEADPLWGRLGRYFGLRTRVLDDHLLRQAYGGVRQVVLLGAGLDTRALRLDWPPGCTVFEIDQEEVLAFKHGVLDALPAGDRPPGASRVTVAADLRHDWGAALTGAGFAPSAPAAWLAEGLLLYLPSAAERRLIDMVDRMGRAGSTLAYEVKLGVESAAVRDSPVYAEAKERIGVDLLALFDGEPRPDSAADLAARGWSTTVRTPFDFTRLHGRGPLPERHDCLAANRWVFARRPGVPALTR; via the coding sequence GTGCCGGACACCGCCCAGCAGGACCGTGGCGTCGCCGGGGGCGTCGGTCTGACCGCGCTCCTGGTGGCCGCCGCGCGGGCCGTGGAGACCCACCGCCCCGACGCGCTGGCCCGGGACCCCTACGCGGAGCACTTCGTGCGCGCCGCGCGGGCGTCGGCGCGGTGGCCGGTGCGTCCGGAGGAGGTTCCGGGCGGGGAGGCCGATCCGCTGTGGGGGCGGCTGGGGCGCTACTTCGGGCTGCGGACCCGGGTGCTCGACGACCACCTGCTCCGGCAGGCGTACGGCGGGGTGCGTCAAGTGGTGCTGCTCGGGGCCGGGTTGGACACCCGGGCGCTGCGCCTGGACTGGCCGCCCGGCTGCACGGTCTTCGAGATCGACCAGGAGGAGGTCCTCGCGTTCAAGCACGGGGTGCTGGACGCCCTGCCCGCCGGGGACCGGCCGCCGGGGGCGTCCCGCGTCACCGTCGCCGCCGATCTGCGCCACGACTGGGGCGCGGCCCTCACCGGTGCGGGCTTCGCCCCGTCCGCACCGGCCGCCTGGCTCGCGGAGGGGCTGCTCCTCTACCTCCCGTCGGCGGCCGAACGGCGACTTATCGACATGGTGGACCGGATGGGGCGGGCGGGGAGCACCCTCGCGTACGAGGTGAAGCTCGGCGTCGAGTCGGCGGCCGTCCGCGACAGCCCGGTCTACGCCGAGGCGAAGGAGCGCATCGGCGTCGACCTGCTCGCCCTGTTCGACGGCGAGCCCCGGCCCGACTCCGCCGCGGACCTCGCCGCGCGGGGCTGGTCCACGACGGTCCGTACGCCCTTCGACTTCACCCGGCTCCACGGGCGCGGACCGCTGCCGGAGCGCCATGACTGCCTGGCGGCCAACCGGTGGGTCTTCGCCCGCCGACCGGGGGTTCCCGCTCTCACCCGGTGA
- a CDS encoding antibiotic biosynthesis monooxygenase has protein sequence MTNTERPISLYGFLRPRPERADEVRRILSSFVEPTRQEPGNLQYHLHEHEDGRFFLYEVWRSQEDLDRHNATPPLRAFLENLPEFLEGAPEGYFNTMLSPYPETGPVPV, from the coding sequence ATGACGAACACCGAACGCCCCATCTCCCTCTACGGTTTCCTGCGGCCCCGGCCGGAGCGCGCGGACGAGGTCCGGCGCATCCTCTCCTCCTTCGTGGAGCCCACCCGGCAGGAGCCCGGCAACCTGCAGTACCACTTGCACGAGCACGAGGACGGCCGCTTCTTCCTGTACGAGGTCTGGCGCTCCCAGGAGGACCTGGACCGGCACAACGCGACACCTCCGCTGCGCGCCTTCCTGGAGAACCTCCCGGAATTCCTGGAAGGGGCCCCGGAGGGCTACTTCAACACCATGCTCAGCCCGTACCCCGAAACCGGACCCGTCCCCGTCTGA
- a CDS encoding thioesterase yields MTFSVDVTVRGYELDTQGHLNQAVYLQYAEHARWELLRAAGLPQEKLLADGIGPVALEVTVKFRRELRGGERVRVTCRFDYGTGKTFTLEQRVIKEDGTVAAEITGVGGVLDLTARRLVPDPRGRLAALADNPGLLTG; encoded by the coding sequence ATGACCTTCTCCGTTGATGTGACCGTGCGCGGCTACGAGCTCGACACCCAGGGCCATCTGAACCAGGCCGTTTACCTCCAGTACGCGGAGCACGCCCGCTGGGAGCTGCTGCGGGCCGCCGGCCTTCCCCAGGAGAAGCTGCTGGCCGACGGGATCGGGCCGGTGGCGCTGGAGGTCACGGTGAAGTTCCGCCGGGAGCTGCGGGGCGGGGAGCGGGTGCGGGTCACCTGCCGCTTCGACTACGGCACGGGGAAGACGTTCACCCTGGAGCAGCGGGTCATCAAGGAGGACGGCACGGTGGCCGCCGAGATCACCGGAGTGGGCGGCGTGCTGGACCTGACCGCACGCCGCCTCGTCCCGGACCCGCGGGGCCGCCTCGCCGCCCTGGCCGACAACCCCGGCCTGCTCACCGGGTGA
- a CDS encoding MerR family transcriptional regulator, with protein sequence MKIGELATATGVSVRLLRYYEEQGLLASSRLDSGHRRYDDSAPDVVRRIRSLLDAGLPTRVIRDLQPCVRQDGTVAACKLETLQEHLRGLDDRISALSETRTSLAGLISAARPDEPALV encoded by the coding sequence ATGAAGATCGGCGAGCTCGCCACCGCCACGGGCGTCTCCGTCCGGCTGCTGCGCTACTACGAGGAGCAGGGCCTCCTGGCGTCCTCCCGCCTCGACAGCGGCCACCGCCGGTACGACGACAGCGCCCCCGATGTCGTCCGGCGCATCCGCTCGCTGCTGGACGCCGGTCTGCCGACCCGGGTCATCCGCGACCTGCAGCCGTGCGTCCGCCAGGACGGCACGGTCGCCGCGTGCAAGCTGGAGACCCTTCAGGAGCACCTCCGGGGCCTGGACGACCGGATCTCCGCGCTGTCGGAGACCCGCACCTCCCTGGCCGGGCTCATCTCCGCCGCCCGGCCCGACGAACCGGCCCTCGTGTAG
- a CDS encoding calcium-binding protein, whose translation MTTEANRRVALVFSLLDANANGVLEADDFDLMADRVVREAHASDRAAKDAMRAAFRRYWTTLLSELDANGDGEISFEEYTACVLSPERFEETIGVFAEALAALGDPDGDGLIERPLFTALMTAIGFEPANIDALFDAFGPSDGDRIRVETWVTGIKDYYAPDKAGIPGDHLVVGTPV comes from the coding sequence ATGACCACAGAGGCCAACCGGCGGGTCGCGCTCGTCTTCTCCCTGCTCGACGCCAACGCGAACGGAGTCCTGGAGGCGGACGACTTCGATCTGATGGCCGACCGGGTCGTCCGCGAGGCGCACGCCTCCGACCGAGCGGCGAAGGACGCGATGCGCGCGGCGTTCCGGCGGTACTGGACGACCCTGCTCAGCGAGCTCGACGCCAACGGGGACGGCGAGATCAGCTTCGAGGAGTACACCGCCTGCGTGCTGTCCCCGGAGCGTTTCGAGGAGACGATCGGCGTCTTCGCGGAGGCGCTCGCCGCGCTCGGGGACCCGGACGGCGACGGTCTGATCGAGCGCCCCCTGTTCACGGCGCTGATGACGGCCATCGGGTTCGAGCCCGCGAACATCGACGCGCTCTTCGACGCCTTCGGCCCCTCGGACGGGGACCGCATCCGGGTGGAGACCTGGGTCACCGGGATCAAGGACTACTACGCGCCGGACAAGGCCGGCATCCCCGGGGACCACCTGGTCGTCGGCACCCCGGTCTGA
- a CDS encoding alpha-amylase, producing MRRTPHRPSGRPLAAAVAAAGLLGLLTAVPQSAPPPVAEPATAPVAASETTATVFYSTKTRNWSTYYLHYAPDGGSWTTVPGTRMTAACADWVKLTVPLGGAGGLKATFTDGSGTWDNNAGRNYDLGTGSITVKDGAVAHSDPCTGTGPGEPDPTGPNTASVYYATSTVGWSTVNLHYRPHGGAWTAVPGLGMEAACTGWVKRTVDLGSATGLQAAFNNGNGIWDNNNGGDYTLPAGLTTVKDRTVTTAAKDPCAAEEPDTEAPSAPTGVKAVADGVSVLLTWEPATDDRGVTKYQVTRTGGTKGTLVTDTGSTVFADTGLEARTAYHYTVRALDAAGNVSAASAPATATTGEKPTAPAAGSPLGTDPRKDPIYFVLTARFNDGDPTNNRGGSQHEKSGNAANDDPMFRGDFKGLVQKLDYIKGLGFSAVWITPVVLNRSDYDYHGYHGYDFYKVDPRLESAGASYQDLINAAHAKGMKIYQDVVHNHSSRWGAKGLFTPKTYGVRDAQWSWYYDERNDGFAYDGLTVEPKSGKSYYNGDLWSTAEPTGNTCVGWGTPTGHTSPEGYRIYNCQWPSPTSGMFPKALYHNCWIGNWEGEDSRSCWIHDDLADFNTENAQVQNYLIGAYNKYIDMGVDGFRLDTAVHIPRTTWNRRFLPAIQERVTQRFGAEAAENFFVFGEVAAFVNDKWNRGSVNHSAQFFTWKERKEYSADDEKAALEMYAYEQQQGTGAQPVSDNAFLKGNAYHAPDRSRFSGMNVIDMRMHMNFGDANNAFHNGKDSDDSYHDATYNVVYVDSHDYGPNKSGERYTGGTDAWAENMALMWTFRGIPTLYYGSEIEFRKGKQIDCGPRCPLASTGRAYFGDHLAGEVTASDFGKVSSATGKVAETLAAPLARHLQRLNEIRRAVPALQMGQYSTEGISGSMAYKRRYTDAASGTDSFALVTVSGGATYTGIPNGTYTDAVTGDTKVVSGGTLTVPAPGKGNLRVYVLDLGGKNAAPGKIGTAGPYLK from the coding sequence ATGAGACGCACCCCTCACCGGCCGTCCGGCCGCCCGCTCGCGGCGGCGGTGGCGGCAGCCGGGCTGCTGGGACTCCTCACCGCCGTACCGCAGTCCGCTCCCCCGCCGGTCGCCGAACCGGCCACCGCCCCCGTCGCCGCCTCGGAAACCACGGCGACCGTCTTCTACTCCACGAAGACCCGCAACTGGTCGACGTACTACCTCCATTACGCCCCCGACGGCGGTTCCTGGACCACCGTGCCCGGCACCCGTATGACCGCGGCCTGCGCCGACTGGGTCAAGCTGACCGTCCCCCTGGGCGGTGCGGGCGGGCTGAAGGCCACCTTCACCGACGGCTCGGGCACCTGGGACAACAACGCGGGCAGGAACTACGACCTGGGCACCGGCAGCATCACCGTCAAGGACGGGGCCGTGGCGCACAGCGACCCGTGTACGGGGACGGGCCCCGGAGAGCCGGACCCCACCGGGCCGAACACCGCCTCCGTCTACTACGCGACGTCGACCGTCGGCTGGTCCACGGTCAACCTCCACTACCGCCCGCACGGCGGGGCCTGGACGGCGGTCCCCGGCCTCGGCATGGAAGCCGCCTGCACGGGCTGGGTGAAGCGGACCGTGGACCTGGGCAGCGCCACCGGCCTCCAGGCCGCGTTCAACAACGGCAACGGGATCTGGGACAACAACAACGGCGGCGACTACACCCTCCCGGCCGGACTCACCACGGTGAAGGACCGCACGGTGACCACGGCCGCGAAGGACCCGTGCGCCGCCGAGGAACCGGACACCGAGGCGCCCTCGGCGCCCACCGGCGTGAAGGCCGTGGCCGACGGGGTGTCGGTGCTGCTCACCTGGGAACCCGCCACGGACGACCGGGGCGTGACGAAGTATCAGGTGACCCGGACCGGCGGCACGAAGGGCACGCTGGTCACCGATACCGGATCGACCGTCTTCGCGGACACCGGGCTCGAGGCGAGGACCGCCTACCACTACACCGTACGGGCGCTCGACGCCGCCGGGAACGTCTCCGCCGCCTCCGCCCCGGCCACCGCCACCACCGGCGAGAAGCCCACGGCTCCGGCGGCCGGGTCGCCCCTGGGCACCGACCCCCGCAAGGACCCGATCTACTTCGTGCTCACCGCCCGCTTCAACGACGGCGACCCCACGAACAACCGGGGCGGCAGCCAGCACGAGAAGTCCGGCAACGCGGCCAACGACGACCCCATGTTCCGGGGGGACTTCAAGGGGCTGGTGCAGAAACTCGACTACATCAAGGGGCTCGGCTTCTCCGCGGTCTGGATCACCCCGGTCGTGCTGAACCGCTCGGACTACGACTACCACGGCTACCACGGCTACGACTTCTACAAGGTCGACCCGAGGCTGGAGTCCGCCGGAGCCTCCTACCAGGACCTCATCAACGCGGCCCACGCCAAGGGCATGAAGATCTACCAGGACGTCGTCCACAACCACTCCTCGCGCTGGGGCGCCAAGGGGCTGTTCACCCCGAAGACCTACGGGGTGCGCGACGCCCAGTGGAGCTGGTACTACGACGAGCGCAACGACGGCTTCGCGTACGACGGCCTCACCGTCGAGCCCAAGTCGGGGAAGTCGTACTACAACGGCGACCTGTGGTCCACGGCCGAGCCGACGGGCAACACCTGCGTGGGCTGGGGCACCCCCACCGGGCACACCTCGCCGGAGGGCTACCGGATCTACAACTGCCAGTGGCCGAGCCCCACTTCGGGCATGTTCCCGAAAGCGCTGTACCACAACTGCTGGATCGGCAACTGGGAGGGCGAGGACTCCCGTTCCTGCTGGATACACGACGACCTCGCCGACTTCAACACCGAGAACGCCCAGGTCCAGAACTATCTGATCGGCGCGTACAACAAGTACATCGACATGGGTGTCGACGGCTTCCGGCTCGACACGGCGGTGCACATCCCCCGCACCACCTGGAACCGCCGCTTCCTGCCCGCGATCCAGGAACGGGTCACCCAGCGGTTCGGGGCGGAGGCGGCGGAGAACTTCTTCGTCTTCGGTGAGGTGGCCGCCTTCGTCAACGACAAGTGGAACCGGGGCTCGGTCAACCACTCCGCGCAGTTCTTCACATGGAAGGAGCGCAAGGAGTACAGCGCGGACGACGAGAAGGCCGCGCTGGAGATGTACGCCTACGAGCAGCAGCAGGGCACGGGGGCGCAACCCGTCTCCGACAACGCCTTCCTCAAGGGCAACGCCTACCACGCGCCCGACCGCAGCCGGTTCTCCGGGATGAACGTCATCGACATGCGGATGCACATGAACTTCGGTGACGCGAACAACGCCTTCCACAACGGCAAGGACTCCGACGACAGTTACCACGACGCCACCTACAACGTGGTGTACGTCGACAGCCACGACTACGGGCCCAACAAGAGCGGCGAGCGGTACACGGGCGGCACGGACGCGTGGGCCGAGAACATGGCGCTGATGTGGACCTTCCGGGGCATCCCGACGCTCTACTACGGCTCCGAGATCGAGTTCCGGAAGGGGAAGCAGATCGACTGCGGCCCCCGCTGCCCGCTGGCCTCGACCGGACGGGCCTACTTCGGGGACCATCTGGCCGGTGAGGTGACGGCCTCGGACTTCGGCAAGGTGTCCTCGGCCACCGGCAAGGTCGCGGAGACCCTCGCCGCGCCGCTGGCCCGCCATCTCCAGCGGCTCAACGAGATCCGGCGGGCCGTGCCCGCGCTCCAGATGGGCCAGTACTCCACGGAGGGCATCAGCGGCTCCATGGCGTACAAGCGGCGCTATACGGACGCGGCGAGCGGCACGGACAGCTTCGCGCTGGTGACGGTCTCCGGGGGCGCCACGTACACCGGCATCCCGAACGGCACGTACACGGACGCCGTCACGGGTGACACCAAGGTGGTGAGCGGCGGCACGCTCACGGTCCCGGCGCCCGGCAAGGGGAACCTGCGCGTGTACGTCCTGGACCTCGGCGGGAAGAACGCCGCGCCCGGGAAGATCGGCACGGCGGGCCCGTATCTGAAGTAA
- a CDS encoding isocitrate dehydrogenase, with protein sequence MLKPVIGLAVGRGTGPEVAAVFERVLGTLARLYGTEIGVVRSPRTYHSYVSLKAEGDVERVRRLTEEDAGHYEEFCRTQAALSTPAVFRTAVNAQSLYLVRQRLQAVKVDALPPGDGAAASLLLVRDQAQGFYTGENQHLDGVVRRTMEFSRDLTEKVLSYAVGRAWQQWPDTGPARIVMAYKFHLLDGALDSWVTDIAARYEVPVGLFQPDTVNRNLITHGFPDRTVVVAGNEWADIMHVVLLDRFGSDRQENRCTENVLLHPDVHGLTEYQTVHGSADDLEGLDRVNPVATVRAAAAIAERYGGCVGAAEAVERALLSVAGRGIRTPDLGGRHSTTAVVDALVAALSADLEPEQPLRRVPLARSVRADAS encoded by the coding sequence ATGTTGAAACCGGTCATCGGACTCGCTGTGGGCCGCGGAACGGGACCAGAGGTCGCCGCCGTCTTCGAACGCGTACTGGGCACACTGGCCCGGCTGTACGGGACGGAGATCGGCGTGGTGCGCTCTCCCCGGACCTACCACTCGTATGTGTCGCTCAAGGCGGAAGGAGATGTGGAGCGGGTCCGCCGGCTCACGGAGGAGGACGCCGGGCACTACGAGGAGTTCTGCCGCACGCAGGCCGCGCTCTCCACCCCGGCCGTCTTCCGCACGGCGGTCAACGCGCAGTCCCTCTACCTGGTGCGGCAGCGGCTCCAGGCCGTCAAGGTGGACGCCCTGCCGCCCGGGGACGGGGCGGCGGCCTCGCTGCTGCTGGTCCGCGACCAGGCGCAGGGCTTCTACACCGGGGAGAACCAGCACCTGGACGGGGTGGTCCGCCGGACCATGGAGTTCAGCCGGGACCTCACGGAGAAGGTCCTCTCCTACGCCGTGGGCCGGGCCTGGCAGCAGTGGCCGGACACCGGTCCCGCGCGGATCGTGATGGCGTACAAGTTCCATCTGCTGGACGGCGCCCTGGACTCCTGGGTCACGGACATCGCCGCCCGGTACGAGGTGCCGGTCGGGCTCTTCCAGCCGGACACGGTGAACCGGAACCTGATCACGCACGGGTTCCCGGACCGGACGGTCGTGGTCGCGGGCAACGAGTGGGCCGACATCATGCATGTCGTCCTGCTCGACCGGTTCGGCTCCGACCGGCAGGAGAACCGCTGCACGGAGAACGTCCTCCTGCACCCCGATGTGCACGGGCTGACCGAGTACCAGACGGTGCACGGGTCCGCCGACGACCTGGAGGGGCTGGACCGGGTCAACCCGGTGGCGACCGTACGGGCGGCGGCGGCGATCGCGGAGCGGTACGGGGGGTGCGTGGGCGCGGCGGAGGCGGTCGAGCGGGCGCTGCTCTCCGTCGCCGGGCGGGGCATCCGTACGCCGGACCTCGGCGGGCGCCACTCCACGACGGCGGTGGTGGACGCCCTGGTGGCGGCTCTGTCGGCGGACCTGGAGCCGGAACAGCCCTTACGCCGGGTGCCGTTGGCCCGGTCCGTACGGGCCGACGCCTCGTGA
- a CDS encoding AraC family transcriptional regulator: MTRETRTLPALAPGAVDTPFVIQGYDEVVSHDTLWDAHSHPFHELLWNERGASSAVVGERIWTITPALGLWMPAGTLHSGSATAGTWFRASFFGFGTTASISDTPVAVEITPLLRLLLERLGEPGLASSSRAATEALVLDVLAPSPRELLVQVPSSELLRPIADAVREDPADPRTLADWASELGVSTRTVTRAFGAETGTSFVRWVAAVRAQHAIGLLTRGWDVESVAEQVGYRSASAFGVAFRRTTGLTPGTFRPG, encoded by the coding sequence ATGACCAGGGAGACCAGAACGCTGCCCGCGCTCGCGCCCGGCGCGGTCGACACCCCCTTCGTCATCCAGGGCTACGACGAGGTGGTCTCCCACGACACCCTCTGGGACGCGCACTCCCACCCCTTCCACGAACTGCTCTGGAACGAGCGGGGCGCCTCCTCGGCAGTGGTCGGCGAGCGGATCTGGACGATCACACCGGCCCTGGGACTGTGGATGCCCGCCGGGACCCTGCACTCCGGATCGGCGACCGCCGGAACCTGGTTCCGGGCGAGCTTCTTCGGCTTCGGGACGACCGCGTCGATCTCCGACACACCGGTGGCCGTGGAGATCACGCCACTGCTCCGCCTGCTCCTGGAACGGCTGGGCGAACCCGGGCTCGCGAGCTCCTCACGGGCCGCGACCGAGGCCCTGGTGCTCGACGTGCTCGCCCCCTCACCCCGCGAACTGCTCGTCCAGGTCCCTTCCTCCGAGCTGCTGCGCCCGATCGCCGACGCGGTGCGCGAGGACCCGGCCGACCCCCGGACGCTGGCCGACTGGGCGTCCGAGCTGGGTGTGAGCACCCGTACGGTCACCCGCGCCTTCGGCGCCGAGACGGGCACGAGCTTCGTGCGCTGGGTGGCGGCGGTCCGCGCCCAGCACGCGATCGGCCTGCTGACCCGGGGCTGGGACGTCGAGTCGGTGGCGGAGCAGGTCGGCTACCGCTCGGCGAGCGCCTTCGGCGTGGCCTTCCGGCGGACGACCGGGCTGACTCCGGGGACCTTCCGGCCGGGGTGA